In the Danio rerio strain Tuebingen ecotype United States chromosome 8, GRCz12tu, whole genome shotgun sequence genome, one interval contains:
- the LOC573060 gene encoding E3 ubiquitin-protein ligase RBBP6-like codes for MSCVHYRFQSRLTYDSLQFEGLNISAGELKRQIMRSKRLKFCQLKISNAQTDEEYTDDALIPKNTSVIIRRIPAAGLKSSNRRFVGHQAGRWREPSPRADPSLLSLEQLLKTENLAEAKASEEDKLKAVMYQSSLCYYSSRAAAPRRTSASGRAQGFPAASCWRWTTQTERES; via the exons atgtcttgtgttcactacaggttccagagtcgactcacctacgactcgctccagtttgaaggcctcaacatcagcgcgggggagctgaagcggcagatcatgaggagcaagaggctgaagttctgccagctgaagatcagcaacgcccagactgatgaag aatacacagatgatgctctcatccctaaaaacacgtcggtcatcatcagacggatccctgcggcgggactgaagtcctcaaacagaagatttgttgg acatcaagctggacgctggcgtgaaccttcacctagagctgatccttcactcctctcactggagcagttgttgaag actgagaatctggctgaggcaaaggcgtcagaggaggacaagctgaaagcggtgatgtaccagtccagcctgtgctactactccagcag ggcagccgctccgcgccgcacaagcgcatccggaagagcacagggattccccgcagcttcctgttggaggtggacgacccagaccgaaagggagtcatga
- the LOC573060 gene encoding E3 ubiquitin-protein ligase RBBP6-like isoform X1, translated as MSCVHYRFQSRLTYDSLQFEGLNISAGELKRQIMRSKRLKFCQLKISNAQTDEEYTDDALIPKNTSVIIRRIPAAGLKSSNRRFVGHQAGRWREPSPRADPSLLSLEQLLKTENLAEAKASEEDKLKAVMYQSSLCYYSSSEAMRLLGIPGHHIRHCPTNVGSRSAPHKRIRKSTGIPRSFLLEVDDPDRKGVMIDGSGRYVIPIIDAEAYAAEKRKRPSFSCQTEPLPSSSSAGAASSVRDAGGKRSRSPSSPETRGDQKRPRR; from the exons atgtcttgtgttcactacaggttccagagtcgactcacctacgactcgctccagtttgaaggcctcaacatcagcgcgggggagctgaagcggcagatcatgaggagcaagaggctgaagttctgccagctgaagatcagcaacgcccagactgatgaag aatacacagatgatgctctcatccctaaaaacacgtcggtcatcatcagacggatccctgcggcgggactgaagtcctcaaacagaagatttgttgg acatcaagctggacgctggcgtgaaccttcacctagagctgatccttcactcctctcactggagcagttgttgaag actgagaatctggctgaggcaaaggcgtcagaggaggacaagctgaaagcggtgatgtaccagtccagcctgtgctactactccagcag tgaggccatgaggctgcttgggatcccgggacaccacattaggcactgccccactaatgtg ggcagccgctccgcgccgcacaagcgcatccggaagagcacagggattccccgcagcttcctgttggaggtggacgacccagaccgaaagggagtcatgatagacggcagcggcagatacgtcattcccatcatagacgc tgaggcctatgctgctgagaagagaaagaggccgtccttctcctgccagaccgagcctttgccctcctcgtcctcagcaggtgcggcatcttcggtccgggacgccggagggaaacggtcccgctccccatcttcaccagagacgcgcggcgaccagaagagaccacgtcgctga
- the LOC141375666 gene encoding uncharacterized protein: MNEQTTENPAILKKWLQKTRSRDDKEKEEINMQVEAEEQEIEEKNEEAARKEKQARVHSVFSLVRSQIRTQAGLDGQRVGIMDVVKQITKELEKNKKEQDESTPAVEISAPEQNTEARTAEKDNNEEQMTESEDSKKEKGEDLCVVLLEEILLNLESLRLELREELAQLRHETQSYTDQALCGLETRLTNSLRIQALARTTTLPRNHVAEPMETKKQRPPSMPPLGTSRRRVLNRTMTTITPKSCLPLSLGPRSNSEPLGAWRNETSANNSPPRREEVASHPPLGPLPPAIPHAQKGKKNLRSRNRIGKPTS; the protein is encoded by the coding sequence ATGAATGAGCAGACAACAGAAAACCCAGCCATCTTGAAGAAGTGGTTGCAAAAGACGAGAAGCAGAGACGACAAGGAGAAGGAGGAGATTAACATGCAAGTTGAAGCTGAGGAACAAGAAATTGAAGAGAAAAATGAAGAAGCCGCACGGAAAGAAAAGCAAGCAAGGGTCCATTCGGTCTTCTCTTTAGTAAGGAGTCAGATCAGGACACAAGCTGGTTTAGATGGTCAACGTGTGGGCATAATGGATGTTGTAAAGCAAATCACCAAGGAACTGGAGAAGAACAAGAAGGAACAAGATGAATCTACACCAGCGGTTGAAATCAGCGCACCTGAGCAGAACACAGAAGCTCGGACGGCTGAGAAGGACAATAATGAAGAGCAAATGACAGAAAGTGAAGATAGCAAGAAGGAAAAGGGAGAAGATTTATGCGTAGTCTTACTAGAGGAGATATTATTGAACTTAGAGTCATTAAGGTTAGAATTACGAGAGGAACTCGCTCAGCTTCGCCATGAGACGCAAAGCTACACAGACCAAGCGCTCTGCGGCCTAGAGACTCGCTTAACTAACTCACTGAGAATACAAGCATTGGCTCGCACAACTACACTTCCAAGAAACCACGTGGCTGAACCTATGGAGACCAAAAAACAAAGACCTCCCAGCATGCCTCCTCTGGGGACATCTAGGAGACGAGTGCTCAACCGCACAATGACCACTATCACCCCTAAATCTTGCCTACCTCTGTCTCTGGGGCCCCGCTCCAATTCAGAGCCGCTGGGGGCCTGGAGAAATGAGACGAGCGCCAACAACAGCCCTCCGAGGAGAGAAGAGGTGGCAAGTCATCCTCCTCTTGGGCCACTGCCTCCTGCTATTCCTCATGCACAGAAGGGCAAGAAGAATTTGCGAAGCAGGAATCGCATCGGTAAGCCTACAAGCTAG